A stretch of the Acyrthosiphon pisum isolate AL4f chromosome A2, pea_aphid_22Mar2018_4r6ur, whole genome shotgun sequence genome encodes the following:
- the LOC100570214 gene encoding uncharacterized protein LOC100570214 isoform X2: MQTATLRPDVRIAADPVSTPEKFRSGHCHLELTPVWQYVIKKNRFPANVDRQEVFAELAVRLQHPEWQVRLHGSRVLAYVIPAVGPQLDALMSPTILPAVITNLAHFSPALRSSSMDAILVYVQHSADPEFVLKSMIVQGLDVSGAKSSLTVNVMECVPVVLQQIVKRNGERPIAIPTFVHLVTALSNKMVQATFQQAAVYCLDRVKEIVGRNKFDHYLETFHPIIKKDFEVLCEVYRISSSSGRDSSISSYDDEDDVEIPKTPRRVTFGGELIKIRSPDVSDDPEVIKSTGIPIPIKPALSIPKHPKGEVENMAIKLPLSRQRNYKNMKMDKTFKNFESSVRTTFSMTVVPETSRQEHNNRKISDIDDDIRRIPIRRSESPDGGIKPPDDEYDARRQTPANHTPSNIPVENSDGSAKLGTQHVDPDDRLLPQQQQVINDHKKSPTQSEMNDSDTGLVKPTNGAEVQPQNDKKPVAEVKPTKSAVQPPAPPAAPTVERRRSVGTNLKKRPSEMGPNLTPFNEPQRALHLVSTQINSPEWEAAVTGLQNISRLSMFHSKELRPGSLQPFARNVAKHIKCLRSQVARAACTAAQKMFTYVPKSMEPDVEEIASALFPRTADTNKFLRVQSAEALNAMVDNVNPVKCVHVITAKGIKHGNRMVRAEACRLLARVVDKLGVSGTLHLPTDARDAVITAATSMVFDNTPTSRQAAQHILTRLSEDPRGAALISSAASPNVKATLNKSLSRIFLK; encoded by the exons atgcaaaccGCCACGCTGCGTCCGGACGTCCGGATCGCCGCCGACCCGGTGTCCACGCCGGAGAAGTTTCGCTCCGGCCACTGTCACCTGGAGCTGACGCCCGTCTGGCAGTATGTGATCAAGAAGAACCGGTTCCCGGCCAACGTCGACCGGCAGGAAGTGTTCGCCGAGCTGGCCGTCCGACTGCAGCATCCCGAATGGCAG GTGAGACTTCACGGTTCACGAGTGCTGGCTTACGTTATACCAGCAGTCGGCCCACAACTGGATGCGTTGATGTCCCCAACAATACTCCCGGCGGTCATAACGAATCTTGCACACTTTTCACCAGCTCTCAGAAGTAGCTCTATGGATGCGATATTAGTTTACGTACAACACTCCGCGGACCCCGAATTCGTTCTAAAGTCCATGATCGTACAAGGATTGGATGTATCTGGTGCTAAATCAAGTCTCACCGTGAATGTCATGGAATGCGTTCCAGTAGTACTTCAGCAAATCGTTAAAAGAAATGGTGAACGGCCT attgcCATACCTACATTTGTGCACCTTGTAACTGCTTTATCCAACAAGATGGTACAAGCAACATTTCAACAAGCCGCGGTTTATTGTTTGGACAGAGTTAAAGAAATTGTCGGAAGAAATAAATTTGATCACTATCTTGAAACATTTCATCCTATTATTaaaaag GATTTTGAAGTGTTATGTGAAGTGTATAGAATATCTTCATCGTCTGGTCGAGATTCTTCAATATCGTCGTATGACGATGAAGACGATGTAGAAATTCCAAAAACACCTAGAAGAGTAACGTTTGGCGGAGAGCTTATTAAAATTCGAAGTCCTGACGTTTCTGATGACCCTGAGGTAATCAAGTCTACTGGTATTCCAATTCCAATCAAGCCTGCATTGAGCATACCGAAACACCCCAAAGGTGAAGTGGAAAACATGGCAATAAAATTACCACTTTCACGACAA agaaattataaaaatatgaagatggacaaaacatttaaaaa TTTTGAGTCTTCTGTGAGAACAACGTTTTCCATGACTGTGGTGCCGGAGACCAGCAGACAGGAACACAACAACAGAAAAATATCCGATATAGACGATGACATCCGTCGTATTCCCATTCGTCGCTCGGAATCGCCTGACGGCGGAATCAAACCGCCAGACGACGAATATGATGCCCGGCGACAGACTCCGGCCAACCACACGCCTTCAAATATTCCGGTCGAAAACTCTGATGGTAGCGCAAAATTGGGAACCCAACATGTCGACCCCGACGATCGGCTTCTGCCACAACAGCAGCAAGTGATTAACGATCACAAAAAATCGCCGACGCAGTCAGAAATGAATGATTCCGATACAGGTCTCGTCAAACCGACCAATGGCGCAGAGGTTCAACCGCAAAACGA TAAAAAACCTGTGGCTGAAGTAAAACCTACGAAGTCTGCCGTGCAACCACCAGCGCCACCCGCAGCACCAACGGTCGAAAGGAGAAGGTCCGTCGGAACGAACCTGAAAAAACGACCTAGTGAAATGGGACCAAATCTCACTCCGTTCAATGAACCTCAAAGAGCTCTACATTTGGTTTCTACTCAGATCAATAGTCCGGAATG GGAAGCGGCCGTCACGGGTCTACAGAATATTTCACGACTGTCCATGTTTCACAGTAAAGAACTGCGTCCGGGTTCATTGCAGCCATTCGCCCGCAATGTGGCTAAACATATTAAATGTCTCCGATCTCAGGTGGCGCGAGCCGCGTGTACGGCTGCACAGAAAATGTTTACCTACGTACCGAAATCAATGGAACCG gaCGTTGAAGAAATCGCATCGGCACTGTTTCCACGTACAGCGGACACCAATAAATTTCTTCGGGTGCAGAGCGCTGAAGCTTTGAACGCAATGGTCGACAACGTAAATCCCGTAAAATGCGTGCACGTGATCACAGCTAAAGGGATAAA ACATGGAAATCGAATGGTTCGTGCTGAAGCGTGCCGTCTCTTAGCCAGAGTGGTCGATAAACTCGGAGTCAGTGGAACTCTTCATTTACCAACAGATGCTAGAGATGCAGTGATAACTGCTGCCACTAGCATGGTATTCGACAACACGCCTACTTCTCG TCAAGCCGCTCAACATATATTAACCAGATTGAGCGAAGATCCGAGAGGTGCAGCATTAATATCATCAGCAGCTTCACCAAATGTAAAAGCTACATTAAATAAATCGTTGTCAAGAATATttcttaaatga
- the LOC103309533 gene encoding UDP-N-acetylglucosamine transferase subunit ALG14 homolog has product MLLFIMWLLIPTIFSAYFSGRLMYIILQRLTNTRSLKESKQPVRTLIVIGSGGHTAEMLRLMNNMNKLKFMPRLYLLADSDTTSRNRVENDEIGGLDWSISTIPRSRHVNQSYLTSIFSTIYAIFITVPVVISFKPDMVLCNGPGTCVPVCLVAFLMKLFHYADTSIIFVESICRVKSLSLTGKLMYFIADLIIVQWPELRQKYGQRVHYLDEGLN; this is encoded by the coding sequence atgttattatttattatgtggtTGCTGATCCCAACCATATTTTCGGCGTACTTTTCTGGTCgtcttatgtatataattttgcaACGTCTAACTAATACACGATCACTGAAAGAATCAAAACAACCTGTTCGGACATTAATCGTCATTGGTTCAGGCGGACATACAGCAGAAATGTTgcgtttaatgaataatatgaacAAGTTGAAATTTATGCCACGTTTGTATCTATTAGCCGACTCAGATACAACAAGCCGTAACCGTGTAGAAAACGATGAAATTGGTGGTTTAGATTGGTCCATTTCAACTATACCACGATCAAGACATGTAAATCAATCATACTTAACATCtattttttcaactatttatgcaatttttataaCTGTGCCTGTGGTTATATCATTTAAACCGGATATGGTTTTATGCAATGGACCAGGTACTTGTGTTCCAGTATGTCTGGTTGcttttttgatgaaattattcCATTATGCAGATACGTCAATTATATTTGTAGAAAGTATCTGCCGGGTTAAGTCTTTATCTCTAACTGGAAaactaatgtattttattgctgatttaataattgttcaatgGCCTGAATTGAGACAGAAATATGGACAGAGAGTACACTATCTTGATGAAGGATTGAATTGA
- the LOC100570214 gene encoding uncharacterized protein LOC100570214 isoform X1 codes for MQTATLRPDVRIAADPVSTPEKFRSGHCHLELTPVWQYVIKKNRFPANVDRQEVFAELAVRLQHPEWQVRLHGSRVLAYVIPAVGPQLDALMSPTILPAVITNLAHFSPALRSSSMDAILVYVQHSADPEFVLKSMIVQGLDVSGAKSSLTVNVMECVPVVLQQIVKRNGERPIAIPTFVHLVTALSNKMVQATFQQAAVYCLDRVKEIVGRNKFDHYLETFHPIIKKDFEVLCEVYRISSSSGRDSSISSYDDEDDVEIPKTPRRVTFGGELIKIRSPDVSDDPEVIKSTGIPIPIKPALSIPKHPKGEVENMAIKLPLSRQTQFRSSGNYLYQKRVINQVRPNTLPPLRQSNFKQFSSARVGPFLGTTFRRKLDDRISFNKGFFSPHAILCTGRTNDSFDRNYKNMKMDKTFKNFESSVRTTFSMTVVPETSRQEHNNRKISDIDDDIRRIPIRRSESPDGGIKPPDDEYDARRQTPANHTPSNIPVENSDGSAKLGTQHVDPDDRLLPQQQQVINDHKKSPTQSEMNDSDTGLVKPTNGAEVQPQNDKKPVAEVKPTKSAVQPPAPPAAPTVERRRSVGTNLKKRPSEMGPNLTPFNEPQRALHLVSTQINSPEWEAAVTGLQNISRLSMFHSKELRPGSLQPFARNVAKHIKCLRSQVARAACTAAQKMFTYVPKSMEPDVEEIASALFPRTADTNKFLRVQSAEALNAMVDNVNPVKCVHVITAKGIKHGNRMVRAEACRLLARVVDKLGVSGTLHLPTDARDAVITAATSMVFDNTPTSRQAAQHILTRLSEDPRGAALISSAASPNVKATLNKSLSRIFLK; via the exons atgcaaaccGCCACGCTGCGTCCGGACGTCCGGATCGCCGCCGACCCGGTGTCCACGCCGGAGAAGTTTCGCTCCGGCCACTGTCACCTGGAGCTGACGCCCGTCTGGCAGTATGTGATCAAGAAGAACCGGTTCCCGGCCAACGTCGACCGGCAGGAAGTGTTCGCCGAGCTGGCCGTCCGACTGCAGCATCCCGAATGGCAG GTGAGACTTCACGGTTCACGAGTGCTGGCTTACGTTATACCAGCAGTCGGCCCACAACTGGATGCGTTGATGTCCCCAACAATACTCCCGGCGGTCATAACGAATCTTGCACACTTTTCACCAGCTCTCAGAAGTAGCTCTATGGATGCGATATTAGTTTACGTACAACACTCCGCGGACCCCGAATTCGTTCTAAAGTCCATGATCGTACAAGGATTGGATGTATCTGGTGCTAAATCAAGTCTCACCGTGAATGTCATGGAATGCGTTCCAGTAGTACTTCAGCAAATCGTTAAAAGAAATGGTGAACGGCCT attgcCATACCTACATTTGTGCACCTTGTAACTGCTTTATCCAACAAGATGGTACAAGCAACATTTCAACAAGCCGCGGTTTATTGTTTGGACAGAGTTAAAGAAATTGTCGGAAGAAATAAATTTGATCACTATCTTGAAACATTTCATCCTATTATTaaaaag GATTTTGAAGTGTTATGTGAAGTGTATAGAATATCTTCATCGTCTGGTCGAGATTCTTCAATATCGTCGTATGACGATGAAGACGATGTAGAAATTCCAAAAACACCTAGAAGAGTAACGTTTGGCGGAGAGCTTATTAAAATTCGAAGTCCTGACGTTTCTGATGACCCTGAGGTAATCAAGTCTACTGGTATTCCAATTCCAATCAAGCCTGCATTGAGCATACCGAAACACCCCAAAGGTGAAGTGGAAAACATGGCAATAAAATTACCACTTTCACGACAA acCCAATTTCGAAGCTCCGgtaattatttgtatcaaaAACGAGTAATCAATCAAGTGAGACCAAACACCTTACCACCCTTACGACAGTCAA atttcaaacaattttcaagTGCTCGTGTAGGTCCGTTTTTAGGCACAACTTTCAGAAGGAAATTGGacgatag aatatcatTTAATAAGGGATTTTTTTCTCCACACGCTATTCTTTGTACTGGAAGGACCAACGATTCATTTGAT agaaattataaaaatatgaagatggacaaaacatttaaaaa TTTTGAGTCTTCTGTGAGAACAACGTTTTCCATGACTGTGGTGCCGGAGACCAGCAGACAGGAACACAACAACAGAAAAATATCCGATATAGACGATGACATCCGTCGTATTCCCATTCGTCGCTCGGAATCGCCTGACGGCGGAATCAAACCGCCAGACGACGAATATGATGCCCGGCGACAGACTCCGGCCAACCACACGCCTTCAAATATTCCGGTCGAAAACTCTGATGGTAGCGCAAAATTGGGAACCCAACATGTCGACCCCGACGATCGGCTTCTGCCACAACAGCAGCAAGTGATTAACGATCACAAAAAATCGCCGACGCAGTCAGAAATGAATGATTCCGATACAGGTCTCGTCAAACCGACCAATGGCGCAGAGGTTCAACCGCAAAACGA TAAAAAACCTGTGGCTGAAGTAAAACCTACGAAGTCTGCCGTGCAACCACCAGCGCCACCCGCAGCACCAACGGTCGAAAGGAGAAGGTCCGTCGGAACGAACCTGAAAAAACGACCTAGTGAAATGGGACCAAATCTCACTCCGTTCAATGAACCTCAAAGAGCTCTACATTTGGTTTCTACTCAGATCAATAGTCCGGAATG GGAAGCGGCCGTCACGGGTCTACAGAATATTTCACGACTGTCCATGTTTCACAGTAAAGAACTGCGTCCGGGTTCATTGCAGCCATTCGCCCGCAATGTGGCTAAACATATTAAATGTCTCCGATCTCAGGTGGCGCGAGCCGCGTGTACGGCTGCACAGAAAATGTTTACCTACGTACCGAAATCAATGGAACCG gaCGTTGAAGAAATCGCATCGGCACTGTTTCCACGTACAGCGGACACCAATAAATTTCTTCGGGTGCAGAGCGCTGAAGCTTTGAACGCAATGGTCGACAACGTAAATCCCGTAAAATGCGTGCACGTGATCACAGCTAAAGGGATAAA ACATGGAAATCGAATGGTTCGTGCTGAAGCGTGCCGTCTCTTAGCCAGAGTGGTCGATAAACTCGGAGTCAGTGGAACTCTTCATTTACCAACAGATGCTAGAGATGCAGTGATAACTGCTGCCACTAGCATGGTATTCGACAACACGCCTACTTCTCG TCAAGCCGCTCAACATATATTAACCAGATTGAGCGAAGATCCGAGAGGTGCAGCATTAATATCATCAGCAGCTTCACCAAATGTAAAAGCTACATTAAATAAATCGTTGTCAAGAATATttcttaaatga